A stretch of Paenibacillus mucilaginosus 3016 DNA encodes these proteins:
- a CDS encoding MerR family transcriptional regulator, translated as MKIGELSRLTGASTRSIRHYEKKKILPAVRLGNDYREFDESAVERIRIIQLYLGLGLTVEQIENILRGENSGPEEYEFCEEMLELYRQKADRIQEQIRDLQTVKARLDRQIKAMLDKKRARERAALSEGAEQTAPV; from the coding sequence ATGAAGATAGGGGAGCTCTCAAGACTCACCGGGGCGAGCACGCGCTCCATCCGGCATTATGAGAAAAAGAAGATTCTCCCGGCCGTACGTCTTGGGAACGATTACCGGGAGTTCGACGAGTCGGCCGTGGAACGGATCCGCATCATTCAGCTCTACCTGGGCTTGGGGCTGACCGTGGAGCAGATCGAGAATATTCTGCGCGGCGAGAACAGCGGGCCGGAGGAATACGAATTCTGTGAGGAGATGCTGGAGCTGTACCGGCAGAAGGCGGACCGGATTCAAGAGCAGATTCGTGACCTGCAGACGGTGAAAGCGCGGCTGGACCGGCAGATCAAAGCCATGCTGGACAAAAAGAGGGCAAGGGAAAGGGCGGCGCTAAGCGAAGGAGCGGAGCAGACCGCGCCCGTCTAA
- a CDS encoding ABC transporter substrate-binding protein, whose amino-acid sequence MPLATAPSLTYYRADLLKAYGFPDEPEALGTFMEDPANWLAMGEELLKHGSYITQWDNELIRFFEASTPLFDRNLNFQRSSAEFERALDLAKEVNHRGLDANVDVWTEVGEKAVRSGRIAMMYLGTWGADQIQAWAPELEGKWRAARLPFGLYGFENSSSFLLPSQGRHKAEAWKFIEHSVTVASKDGMGGSIPAYLPARGNPVELERVNAYLGGQRTYALFEELAGRMKERTVTPLDKKAQAIWSQAIVKGVEADQDSKALLEEVRKEIEKRLGRDKEILLEWKNKQ is encoded by the coding sequence CTGCCGCTGGCAACGGCACCGTCGCTCACCTATTACCGCGCGGACCTGCTCAAGGCGTACGGGTTCCCGGATGAGCCGGAAGCGCTCGGGACGTTCATGGAGGACCCGGCCAATTGGCTGGCCATGGGCGAGGAGCTGCTGAAGCACGGCAGTTACATCACCCAATGGGATAATGAACTGATTCGGTTCTTTGAAGCGAGTACGCCTCTGTTTGACCGGAATCTGAACTTCCAGCGCAGCAGCGCCGAGTTCGAACGTGCGCTTGATCTGGCGAAGGAAGTGAACCACAGGGGCTTGGACGCCAATGTGGATGTGTGGACCGAGGTGGGGGAGAAGGCCGTACGCAGCGGCCGGATCGCCATGATGTATCTCGGCACCTGGGGGGCGGACCAGATTCAGGCGTGGGCCCCGGAGCTCGAGGGGAAGTGGCGGGCTGCCCGCCTGCCGTTCGGGCTGTACGGATTCGAGAATTCCTCGAGCTTCCTCCTGCCTTCCCAAGGCAGGCATAAGGCGGAGGCCTGGAAGTTCATCGAGCATTCGGTAACGGTGGCGAGCAAGGACGGCATGGGCGGCTCCATTCCCGCTTACCTGCCGGCTCGTGGGAATCCGGTTGAGCTGGAGCGGGTCAACGCGTACCTGGGCGGCCAGCGGACGTACGCCCTGTTCGAAGAGCTGGCCGGGCGGATGAAGGAGCGGACAGTGACTCCGCTGGACAAGAAAGCGCAGGCCATCTGGTCTCAAGCGATCGTGAAGGGCGTAGAGGCGGACCAGGACTCGAAGGCGCTTCTGGAGGAAGTCCGGAAGGAGATCGAGAAGCGGCTCGGCCGCGACAAAGAAATTCTGCTGGAGTGGAAGAACAAGCAGTAG
- a CDS encoding ABC transporter substrate-binding protein, which translates to MKASDLFRRFTAALPAFCLAVLAGCSQPADPPLPAPPADSPAVSQGPVELTMWTYYPNGWDATIAGFRRHYPEIDIKVEVHPFAEYSQKYLAALADGTAPDILMVDSAHLGEFGAIEGVENLLSPPYDAGRYQAGFSPAMWDSMLSLDGGRLIAPAAGNGTVAHLLPRGPAQGVRVPG; encoded by the coding sequence ATGAAAGCTTCCGACCTATTCCGCCGCTTCACGGCGGCGCTCCCTGCGTTCTGTCTGGCTGTGCTGGCGGGATGCAGCCAACCTGCGGATCCTCCGCTCCCGGCCCCGCCTGCCGATTCGCCGGCCGTCTCCCAGGGGCCGGTCGAGCTCACGATGTGGACGTATTACCCGAACGGCTGGGACGCGACGATCGCAGGCTTCCGCCGGCATTATCCGGAGATTGACATCAAGGTGGAGGTCCATCCGTTCGCCGAATACTCGCAGAAATACCTGGCCGCGCTCGCTGACGGGACGGCTCCGGACATCCTGATGGTGGACAGCGCGCATCTGGGTGAGTTCGGAGCCATCGAAGGGGTGGAGAATCTGCTGTCCCCCCCATACGATGCGGGCCGCTATCAAGCCGGGTTCAGCCCGGCGATGTGGGACAGCATGCTCTCGCTGGACGGCGGAAGGCTGATCGCCCCTGCCGCTGGCAACGGCACCGTCGCTCACCTATTACCGCGCGGACCTGCTCAAGGCGTACGGGTTCCCGGATGA
- a CDS encoding putative bifunctional diguanylate cyclase/phosphodiesterase has translation MPILMFSITNGVFNALAADLLIRSVLYPAGIGACREPEGILSLGQLFVHLTLGGLVLPYMLYMVVNSWSSYDAAVRSSRGLAVNTANSLIQELKQWEQEDLTGVRLMGVVQLGRLQDLVDKHTSETLFQIIITNPDGRILAGNGDGVVSRQVFRWQEEHRTVPLGERFFLRLSQPQSGRLPAQQWQEGGFVLVQQLEPLPFHLYIEVPTSAYQSQVFGEYKEQFRFLFLFVACITLVSVFLRRVLMRAVFQLTEATTGLPRKLQEGQAVEWPSSRISEFHHLIFNFREMSHNLSRMFQESQRINARLEEQAGQLRSSEEKLHRLAYYDALTGLPNRLYFMSYLRELMEREDAAERPASVLFADLNRFKQINDTLGHAAGDELLQVAASRFVAHAPAGSRVFRLGGDEFVLVAEGSDEALLRRQAERLFASFEEPVVLQGTPVYVTTSLGVSLFPRDGRDMDTIVRNADMAMYHAKEQGGCRIRFFDEPLQEGAAEKLRMDTGIREALQQRQFRLHYQPKVCGATGRICGMEALIRWQHPELGAVPPDRFIPQAEESGLILEIDRWVLREACRQNKAWQDEGLPALPVAVNISARHFEEGDLAGKLRSILNETGLESRYISLELTEGVFIKNVDSVIGTIEQIKDLGVQISIDDFGTGYSSLSQLLHLPIHHVKLDRSFIENIEADRKKAAVVQAIIELAHSMRMRVVAEGIETQGEVDFFVEQGCDELQGYYFSRPLPVPEFAQLVARREPLMVRQ, from the coding sequence GTGCCGATTCTGATGTTCTCGATTACAAACGGCGTATTCAATGCCCTGGCGGCGGATCTGCTCATCCGCAGTGTGCTGTACCCTGCAGGCATCGGTGCCTGCAGAGAACCGGAGGGCATTCTGTCGCTCGGTCAGCTGTTCGTCCACCTGACCCTCGGCGGACTGGTGCTTCCCTACATGCTCTATATGGTGGTAAATTCCTGGTCGTCCTACGATGCCGCGGTTCGGAGCTCCAGAGGACTTGCGGTCAATACCGCGAACAGCTTGATCCAGGAACTGAAGCAGTGGGAGCAGGAGGACCTGACCGGGGTCCGGTTGATGGGCGTGGTCCAGCTCGGGCGTCTGCAGGATCTGGTGGACAAGCATACGTCGGAAACGCTGTTCCAGATCATTATCACGAATCCGGACGGGCGCATTCTTGCAGGCAACGGCGACGGTGTGGTGTCCCGCCAGGTCTTCCGGTGGCAGGAGGAGCACAGGACCGTACCGCTTGGGGAGCGGTTCTTCCTCCGTTTGTCCCAGCCGCAGTCCGGCCGTCTCCCGGCGCAGCAGTGGCAGGAGGGCGGCTTCGTGCTCGTGCAGCAGCTTGAGCCGCTTCCGTTCCACCTGTATATTGAGGTGCCGACGTCGGCTTACCAGAGCCAGGTGTTCGGGGAATACAAGGAACAGTTCCGGTTTCTCTTCTTGTTCGTCGCCTGTATCACGCTCGTGTCCGTTTTCCTTCGGCGAGTGCTGATGCGGGCTGTCTTTCAGCTGACGGAAGCGACTACGGGACTGCCCCGGAAGCTGCAGGAAGGACAGGCCGTCGAATGGCCGAGCAGCCGGATCTCGGAGTTCCACCATCTCATCTTCAACTTCAGGGAAATGTCGCACAATCTCAGCCGCATGTTCCAGGAATCGCAGCGGATCAACGCGCGATTGGAGGAGCAGGCCGGGCAGCTGCGCAGCTCGGAAGAGAAGCTTCATCGTCTCGCTTATTACGACGCGCTGACAGGGCTGCCGAACCGCTTGTATTTCATGAGCTACCTGCGGGAGCTCATGGAGCGGGAGGATGCTGCGGAGCGTCCGGCAAGCGTACTATTCGCGGACCTCAACCGCTTCAAGCAGATCAACGACACACTCGGCCATGCGGCGGGAGACGAGCTGCTTCAGGTGGCCGCAAGCCGGTTCGTGGCGCATGCGCCGGCCGGCTCCCGGGTATTCCGGCTGGGCGGCGACGAGTTCGTCCTGGTCGCGGAGGGATCGGATGAAGCTCTGCTCCGCCGGCAGGCTGAGCGGCTCTTCGCTTCGTTCGAGGAGCCGGTCGTGCTGCAGGGAACCCCGGTCTATGTCACGACCAGTCTCGGCGTGTCCCTCTTCCCGCGGGACGGCCGGGATATGGATACGATCGTGCGGAATGCGGATATGGCGATGTACCATGCCAAGGAGCAGGGGGGCTGCCGCATCCGGTTCTTCGACGAACCGCTGCAGGAGGGGGCCGCGGAGAAGCTGCGGATGGATACGGGCATCCGGGAGGCGCTGCAGCAGAGGCAGTTCCGGCTGCACTATCAGCCGAAGGTCTGCGGAGCTACCGGGCGGATCTGCGGGATGGAGGCGCTCATCCGGTGGCAGCATCCGGAGCTCGGCGCGGTCCCGCCGGACCGCTTCATTCCGCAGGCGGAGGAATCGGGCCTCATTCTTGAGATTGACCGGTGGGTGCTGAGGGAAGCGTGCCGCCAGAACAAGGCCTGGCAGGATGAAGGGCTGCCCGCCCTGCCGGTGGCCGTGAACATCTCGGCCCGGCATTTTGAAGAAGGCGACCTGGCCGGCAAGCTTCGGAGCATTCTGAACGAAACCGGTCTGGAATCGCGCTACATCTCGCTGGAGCTGACCGAAGGGGTGTTCATCAAGAATGTCGACAGCGTCATCGGGACCATCGAGCAGATCAAGGATCTCGGTGTGCAGATTTCGATCGACGACTTCGGGACGGGCTATTCTTCTTTGAGCCAGCTGCTCCATCTGCCGATTCATCATGTGAAGCTGGACCGCTCGTTCATCGAGAACATCGAAGCGGACCGGAAGAAGGCTGCGGTCGTCCAGGCGATTATCGAGCTTGCGCACAGCATGCGGATGCGCGTGGTGGCGGAGGGGATCGAAACGCAGGGCGAGGTCGATTTCTTTGTGGAGCAGGGATGCGACGAGCTGCAGGGGTATTATTTCAGCCGTCCGCTGCCCGTCCCGGAGTTCGCACAGCTGGTGGCCCGCAGAGAGCCGCTGATGGTGCGGCAGTAA
- a CDS encoding Bax inhibitor-1/YccA family protein yields the protein MQQQTLTYSDRGSLGHILRMFSLSLLVSFVGTLLGAVFVPPALVPAFIVAELVMLVAAFVLRMRGRHIGYGFLYSFTAISGVALYPVIMHYGGVLGANIVSGAFFATTVIFGSLAWYAYRSKSSFSFLGGFLFAGTIGLILMSVIAIFVPMGPAVNLVWSTLGILIFSGWVLYDVAQYRDGVEPEEVPLAALNMYLNFINLFLYILRFLAAIAGWNRD from the coding sequence ATGCAGCAGCAAACATTAACGTATTCGGACCGGGGAAGCTTAGGCCACATTCTCCGCATGTTCTCCCTGTCCCTGCTGGTGTCCTTCGTGGGCACCCTGCTCGGCGCGGTCTTCGTGCCGCCGGCCCTCGTGCCGGCCTTCATTGTGGCCGAGCTGGTAATGCTCGTGGCGGCGTTCGTGCTCCGGATGAGGGGCAGACACATCGGCTACGGGTTCCTCTACAGTTTCACGGCCATCTCCGGTGTGGCTCTGTATCCGGTCATCATGCATTATGGCGGTGTCCTTGGCGCCAACATCGTATCGGGCGCGTTCTTCGCCACTACGGTGATCTTCGGTTCGCTGGCCTGGTATGCGTACCGTTCCAAGAGCAGCTTCTCGTTCCTCGGCGGCTTCCTGTTCGCCGGCACGATCGGCCTGATCCTGATGAGCGTCATTGCAATCTTCGTTCCGATGGGGCCGGCGGTCAACCTGGTCTGGTCGACGCTCGGCATCCTGATCTTCAGCGGATGGGTGCTCTATGACGTAGCCCAGTACCGCGACGGAGTGGAGCCGGAGGAAGTGCCGCTGGCCGCACTGAACATGTACCTGAATTTCATCAACCTGTTCCTCTACATTCTGCGCTTCCTGGCGGCGATTGCCGGCTGGAACCGCGATTAG
- a CDS encoding YsnF/AvaK domain-containing protein — MSKQIVGVFNTEEEAIRVIDQLKDQGYSADDISVVGKNRGGLDMIEDETGSKAEEGVATGAAAGGMLGGVTGLLAGIGALAIPGVGPVIAAGPIAAALTGAAVGAGAGGIVGGLIGLGIPEDEARDYDAYVQEGKILVLVESDAVRDEHAFGTFRSNNSLNADRYGTDYSYRADKDSALDRAGDAIDRSADRAADAIERGWEKTKDAVGSAADKTADAVDRLDGEVERPYAGNADAANVSVYGQSLDGTATADLSRSNLGAPLNETEAERELRLREERLQVDKERVQSGEVSIRKEVIEEQQTINVPVSREEVYIERRDVTDGRTDNTPLGEDEVIRIPVTEERVEVTKKPVVTGEVAVGKREVTENRQVSDTVKREEAVIDSTGETRVKGDLVDADEELINRNRR; from the coding sequence ATGAGCAAGCAAATTGTCGGGGTATTCAATACGGAGGAAGAAGCGATTCGCGTCATTGACCAGTTGAAAGACCAAGGGTACAGCGCAGACGATATCTCGGTTGTCGGCAAAAACCGCGGCGGACTCGATATGATCGAGGACGAGACGGGTTCGAAGGCCGAAGAAGGCGTTGCTACCGGTGCGGCAGCCGGCGGGATGCTCGGCGGAGTAACCGGCCTGCTGGCGGGGATTGGGGCACTGGCGATCCCTGGCGTAGGTCCGGTGATTGCGGCAGGTCCGATCGCAGCGGCGCTGACGGGCGCGGCGGTAGGTGCGGGTGCCGGCGGGATCGTGGGCGGTCTGATCGGCCTCGGCATTCCGGAAGACGAAGCGCGTGACTATGACGCCTACGTCCAGGAAGGCAAGATCCTGGTTCTCGTCGAGTCCGACGCCGTTCGTGACGAGCATGCCTTCGGCACGTTCCGCTCGAACAACTCGCTGAACGCCGACCGCTACGGTACGGATTATTCCTACCGCGCCGACAAGGACAGTGCGCTGGATCGCGCCGGTGACGCGATTGACCGTTCGGCCGACCGTGCGGCTGACGCCATCGAGCGCGGCTGGGAGAAAACGAAGGATGCGGTAGGCAGCGCTGCCGACAAGACGGCTGACGCGGTAGACCGCCTCGACGGCGAAGTGGAGCGTCCGTATGCCGGCAACGCGGATGCGGCCAACGTCAGTGTCTACGGCCAGTCGCTCGACGGTACGGCTACGGCGGACCTGAGCCGCTCGAACCTGGGCGCCCCTCTGAACGAAACCGAAGCGGAGCGTGAGCTGCGCCTGCGTGAAGAGCGTCTGCAGGTGGACAAGGAGCGCGTGCAGTCCGGCGAAGTCAGCATCCGCAAGGAAGTCATCGAAGAGCAGCAGACGATCAACGTGCCGGTGAGCCGCGAGGAAGTGTATATCGAGCGCCGCGACGTAACGGACGGCCGCACGGACAACACGCCGCTCGGCGAGGACGAAGTCATCCGCATTCCGGTCACGGAAGAGCGCGTCGAAGTGACGAAGAAGCCGGTCGTTACCGGGGAAGTGGCTGTCGGCAAGCGTGAAGTTACGGAGAACCGTCAGGTGTCCGATACGGTGAAACGCGAGGAAGCCGTCATCGACAGCACAGGCGAAACCCGGGTGAAGGGCGACCTCGTCGATGCCGACGAAGAGCTCATCAACCGCAACCGCCGCTAA
- a CDS encoding CBO0543 family protein, with translation MLYSLLWILAAFRWADRNWERYYPTLLFSVIGNCLYELLCYRYPLWQMEPNGLPAAMIPILLLILIGMPLSTWVYLSLYPSGGGWLAQARHILAFTAVFILLEFVSVKCGSITYHNGWHLGWSLLFNIFMFIMLRIHFLKPLTGLVLSAAYTLLLMSLFHVSLDKMK, from the coding sequence GTGCTGTATTCACTGCTGTGGATTCTGGCTGCCTTCCGGTGGGCGGACCGCAATTGGGAACGGTATTATCCCACCCTCCTCTTCTCCGTCATAGGCAACTGTCTGTACGAACTGCTCTGCTACCGGTACCCGCTGTGGCAGATGGAACCGAACGGCCTGCCCGCCGCCATGATTCCCATCCTCCTGCTCATTCTGATCGGCATGCCGCTGTCCACCTGGGTGTACCTGTCCCTCTATCCGTCCGGGGGAGGCTGGCTCGCTCAAGCCCGGCACATCCTTGCCTTCACGGCTGTATTCATCCTGCTCGAATTCGTCTCCGTGAAGTGCGGCTCCATTACCTACCATAACGGCTGGCACCTGGGCTGGTCGCTGCTCTTCAATATCTTTATGTTCATCATGCTGCGGATTCATTTCTTGAAGCCCCTCACCGGCCTGGTACTGTCGGCCGCATACACCCTGCTGCTCATGAGCCTGTTCCATGTGTCCCTCGATAAGATGAAATAA